In Dermacentor andersoni chromosome 4, qqDerAnde1_hic_scaffold, whole genome shotgun sequence, the following proteins share a genomic window:
- the LOC129386608 gene encoding uncharacterized protein: MEAPSETTMIVDNHLCVQVQGTEISPEEYHSDAGWTLAGERMSRLRQRTPASGKPDGPAGSQTSTRSKFYKNARASAIKAARMPAMPLEETKIVVRPRGGLDIVKTGTTTVAAAILTAAKITSEESAADTICPNTQQNIMVVSTPNEDNAARYAKIQEISIQGKPYEVSAYRTAPHDTVKGVIRGIPIDASAEELDRKIVNERNPLAVASKRIGSTTTAIVVFQGPKVPNFVRYGVTLIPCRLYKKQIDVCQQCGRVGHRKDVCPTPTIKTCLACGLTNPTEDHRCTPKCQLCGGEHPTGDRTCKAKYKVPYVVRKRQWERRQAERQLLSESDFPPLDKPPAARKSRTPSENREPKSRDSSCCKRSLSRKTSPSRERVSWVDAAKGNNIRNAQKITETTKKEDINKVREANELLRQENAALRATINNLTKEIAEIRQLLLGNDEPLQRPTPSTSKAEETTTNIPEKAIEEPAPKKRAIEATRTQTENDRIDNLEAKFEATFSKLEQLITTNIAAVTALKQTMETYQADNTNRFAYIERTLQPMVGHPTFAPLFAHHPPSQGAPLNLLVAEVFVPSQHHKRPPPHHYLTA, from the coding sequence ATGGAGGCGCCCTCTGAAACAACAATGATCGTGGACAATCACTTGTGCGTTCAAGTTCAGGGAACAGAGATCTCACCCGAGGAATACCACAGCGACGCCGGATGGACGCTCGCGGGGGAACGCATGTCGAGGCTGCGCCAGCGGACCCCCGCCAGCGGCAAGCCCGACGGACCCGCTgggagtcaaacaagcacgaggtcaaaattctacaagaacgccagagcctcggccatcaaggcagcacgcatgccagccatgccactagaagaaaccaagatagttgtcagacccagagggggactggacatcgtcaagaccggcaccaccaccgtcgctgcggccatactcactgcggccaagatcacaagcgaggaaagcgccgcggacaccatctgccccaacacacaacagaacatcatggtcgtaagtacaccgaacgaagacaacgcggcaaggtACGCTAAAATCCAGGAGATATCGattcaaggcaaaccctacgaggtcagcgcatatcgcacggcacctcacgacaccgtgaagggcgtcatcagaggcatccccatcgacgcgagcgccgaagagctagatagaaagatcgtcaacgagaggaacccgctagcagtggcctcaaaaaggattggaagcacgaccactgcgattgtggtgttccaggggcccaaggtaccgaactttgtccgatacggagtcaccctaataccgtgccgcctctacaagaaacagatcgacgtctgccagcagtgcggccgagtgggacaccgcaaggacgtttgcccgacccccacaatcaagacgtgcctggcctgcggactcacgaaccctacagaagaccatcgctgtaccccaaaatgtcagttgtgcggaggcgaacacccgaccggagaccgaacgtgcaaggcgaaatacaaggtcccctacgtagtgcgcaagcgacaatgggagcgccgacaggccgaacgccagctgctgtcggagagcgatttcccgccactcgacaagccgccagctgcgcgaaagtcgaggaccccatcggaaaaccgcgagcccaaatccagagacagcagttgttgcaagagaagcctcagcaggaaaacgtcaccatcacgtgagcgagtgagctgggtcgatgcagcgaaaggaaacaacataaggaacgcgcagaaaatcaccgaaaccacgaagaaagaagatattaataaggtccgggaggcaaatgagctcctaagacaagaaaacgcggcattgcgagcgaccatcaacaacctcacgaaGGAGATCGCCGAGATTCGTCAGTTGCTGCTCGGCAACgacgagcctctacagagacccacgccaagcacaagcaaggccgaggaaacgacaacgaacatcccggagaaagccatagaggaaccggcaccgaagaagcgagccatcgaggccacgcgcacgcaaacagaaaacgatcgcatcgacaacctcgaagcgaaattcgaagcgacattcagtaaactcgaacagctaatcacgacaaacatcgcagcagtgacagcactgaaacaaacaatggagacctaccaagccgataacacgaacagattcgcctacatcgaaaggaccctacagccgatggtaggccacccgacgtttgcgcccctcttcgcgcatcatccacccagccagggagcccc